DNA from Paraburkholderia sp. BL10I2N1:
GATGACGCCGATGGCCGCGAACTTCAACATGGTGCCGGCTGCGCTGCTCGAACTGCCGGACAAGAACGCGGTGATCAAGGTTCAGGTGCCGACCGCGCTGCCGTTGCTGGTCGTGAACATTCTCCTGCTGAACTTCCTGATGTTCCTGTAAGGGCTGCCGTGTGGTGAGATCGGGCGCGGCGCATGACGCCGCCCCCGATCACCTTTCGTCGCCCCGCATCATCCCGGCTCAACCACAAATCCCCGCTCCCTCAAGAGCGCCAGCACGCCCTTCGGTCCGCCCAGGTGCAGCGCGCCGATCGCGACGAATATGGGTTTATTCGGCGCGGCGATCGCAATCATCCGCGACACGAAACGCCGGTTCCGCTCGAACACGATCTTGTTGTCGATCGAAGCGGACAGCCGATGGTCACGTGCCAGTTTCTCGGACTTTGCCGTTTCCCACGCCGCAATCGCGTCCGCATCGCCGACCTGCCAGAGACGGTGCAACGTTTGCACATCGGCGACGTTGTCAGCGGGCGTCTGCACCAGATCCTGCGCGACCATTTCGCGTTGCTGCGCGAGCGTCAGTCCCGTGAACGCACGCATCTGTTCGGACAGCGTCTCGAGGCCCACGATCTTGCCGCGCGTGCGCAGGTAGACGTTCTGCAACTGTGCTTCGGTGCCGTACTCGGTCTGCAGGCCGGCGCTCAGCGAAACGTAGGTTTCGACCAGCAGCGACGCGAGCCACGGACGCATCTTCTTGATCTCTTCGAGCGCCGCGGGATTGTCACGCAGCCGGTACGCGAGCTTGCGCCACAACGGATCCGGCAACAACCGCGGCAGACATTCGCGCGTACAGACGCCGTATTTCGACACGTCGTCCTGCGACACCAGCAGATCGTCCGGCGACAGTTCGAGCGCGAGGATGGGTGAAGCCGCGAGCGCGGCCAGGATCGACTTGCGAAACGGCTGGTCCGGCGGATAGTCGGACGGGTCGCCAACGTGCAATGTGCCGAGCACGTAAATGGTTGTGGTGCCGCGCGTGGCGACATAGAACGGCATGCGCGCGGGCGGCCTGCGGACCGGACCGCCGGCCGTGGTGCCGGGACTCGCCGCCGGCGGATTAAAACCGGGCAGCGCGGCGGGCGGCGCGGCAGGAGGCGCAGGTGCGCCCGCAACCGGCCGCCCGGCCTGCACCGGCGTATTCGCCGACGCACCCGCGGCATACGCCACCGGAATTGGCAGCAGCACGCCGCACGGCGCCAGAACAAGCGAAGCGCATGCGAGCCGCGACGCCGCCCAGCGCCGCTCGAGCACAACGACGAGGCCGCCAGATCGGGCTACGACGCAAACAACAGCGCTGACAACAGCACTGGCGATCACGCCGGCACCCCAGGAGACGACCATCAATGCGGCCAGCAAGAAGGCCATCAAGAAAGCCGCAAACACGACAGTGAAGGCGGCCGTGCAGACGACACACCGCCCACCTTCACGCAGGCGGCGCGCAGGACGGCGCGCCGCCAACGCATCAGGCATCCGGGTCCCCTACCTCCTCGGCACGGTGGCACGACACCTGACGGCCATCCACTTCGCGCAGCTTCGGCTCTTCGCTTCGGCAGCGGTCGATCGCATACGGGCAGCGCTGATGAAACGTGCAGCCCGACGGCGGATTGAGCGGCGACGGCATTTCGCCCTGCAGCTTGATCTGGATGCGACGATCGGCTTCGAAGATCGATGGCGTCGCCGACATCAGCGCGCGTGTGTACGGGTGCCGCGGCCGGCCGAAGATCGTCTTCCTGTCACCCAGTTCTACTACAGCGCCGAAGTACATCACCATCACATCGTCGGCGACGTGTTCGACTACCGACAGGTTGTGCGAGATGAAGACATAGCTCGTCTTGAACTGGTCCTGCAGGTCCATGAACAGGTTCAGGATCTGCGCCTGGATCGACACGTCGAGCGCGGACACGGGTTCGTCGGCAACGACGATCTGCGGATCGAGAATCATCGCGCGCGCGATCGCCACGCGCTGACGCTGACCGCCCGAGAACATATGCGGATAGCGTTTGGCGTGCTCGGGCCGCAGGCCCACGGTGCGCATCATCTGCGCGATCCGTTCGGCGCGCTCGGCGGTGCTTGCTTGCGTGTTGATCGCCAGCGGCTCGCCGAGCGTCTGTTCGACGGTCTTGCGCGGATTCAGCGATGCAAACGGATTTTGAAACACCATCTGCACACGCCGGCGCAACGCCGCGATCTTCGCATGATCGGCGCCCGCGACATCTTCACCGTCGATCAGAAGACGCCCGGACGTCGGCGCTTCGATCATCGTCAGTTGCCGCGCGAGCGTCGACTTGCCGCAGCCGGACTCGCCGACCACGGCGAGCGTCTTGCCCCGCTCGAGCGAGAACGACACGCCGTTGAGCGCCTTGACCGTGCCATGGCCGAACATGCCGCGCTTCACGGTGTAATACCGCGCGAGCTGGTCGGCGATCAGCACCTTGTCGCCCGTGGATTGAGGGCGCCGCGTTTCGGGTACTGCATTCATCGTGCGCCTCCCTGGGGTTGTGTTTTCGTGTGGACGTTCGCGTCGCCGGTCAGGTTCAGCGGCTTGATGCAGCGCACCTGAGTCGCTTCACCATGATCCGGCAACGGCCCGAGCGCGGGCCGCGCCTTCATGCAGTCGTCGACGACGTACTTGCAGCGCGGCGCGAAGAGGCACCCACGCGGCCGGTCATCGCGACCCGGCACCATGCCCGGCAGCGCGGCAAGCCGTACCGCGCCGACGTTATGCTCGGGAATCGCCGCCAGCAGCGCCTCCGTGTACGGATGATGGGGCGCGGCGAAGATATCCGGCACGCGGTTCGTCTCGATGACTTCGCCCGCATACATCACGGCCACGCGTTGCGCGACTTCCGACACGACAGCGAGATCGTGCGAAATCAGCACGAGCGCCATGCCGCGTTCCTTCTGCAGCCTCACGAGCAGTTCCATGATCTGCGCCTGGATCGTCACGTCGAGCGCGGTGGTCGGCTCGTCGGCGATCAGCAGCTTCGGATTGCACGCGACGGCCATCGCGATCATCACGCGCTGGTTCATCCCGCCCGACATCTGATGCGGAAACGACGTGATGCGGTTCTTCGCGTCGGGAATCCCCACCTGATCCAGCAGTTCCACCGCACGCCGGTGCAGCGCGTCGCCGCGCAGGCCTTCGTGCAGCTTCAACACTTCCTTGATCTGGTAGCCGACGGTGTAGCTCGGATTCAGGCTCGTCAGCGCGTCCTGAAAGACCATGGCGATGTCCTTGCCGATGATCCTGCGGCGCGCGCTCGCGGAAGCCTTCAGCAGATCCTTGCCGTCGAAGGTGATTTCGTCGGCGGTTACCTTGCCGGGCGCGTCGATGAGGCCCATCAGCGCCATCATCGTCACGCTCTTGCCCGAGCCCGATTCGCCGACCACGCCCACCACTTCGCCAGGCGCCACGTTCAGGTTGATCCGGTCGACAGCGGGCAAGCCGCTGAAATTCACCGAGAGATTGCGGATGGTCAATAGATTGCTCATATCAGGCCATCCGTTTCAGTTTGGGATCGAGCGCATCGCGCAGCCCGTCGCCAAGCAGGTTGATCGACAGCACCGAAATCAGAATGGAGAGACCAGGCATCGTGACGATCCACCATGCGCTGTCGATGTAATCGCGCGCCGATGCCAGCATCGCGCCCCACTCCGCCGAAGGCGGTTGTACGCCGAGGCCGAGAAAGCCGAGTGCCGCGGCATCGAGAATCGCGGACGAAAAACCGAGCGTCGCCTGCACGATCAGCGGCGCGGTGCAGTTCGGCAGCACCTGCGAGAACATCAGACGCAGCGTGCCCGCACCTGCGACGCGCGAAGCCGTCACGTATTCCTTCTGCAGTTCGCCGAGCGCCGATGCGCGCGTGAGACGCACATAACCCGGCAGTGCAACGATTGCGATTGCAAGCATCGTATTCGTCAAACCCGGACCGATGATCGCGACGACCGCGACCGCAAGCAGCAGCGACGGCAGCGCGAGCAGCACGTCCATGATGCGCATGATCGGCGTGTCGGCCCAGTTCTGGAAGAACGCGGCGATGAGACCGAGCACGATGCCCGGAATCAGCGCCAGCACCACCGATACGAAGCCGATCCAGAACGACAGCCGCGCGCCGTACATCAGACGCGAGAGGATGTCGCGGCCCGCTTCGTCAGTGCCGAGGATGAACTTCCAGTTGCCGCCGGCAAGCCACGCCGGCGGAATCTTCACGGAGTCGCGATACTGCTCGATCGGGCTGTGCGGCGCGATCAGCGGCGCGAAGATCGCGACGAAGATCAACACCAGCACGATGACGCCCGCGGTCACGGCGCCCCGGTTGCGCGAGAAGTTCGCCCAGAATTCACGGGCTGCAAGTGCGCGGCCGCTGGGCGGCGTCACTGCGGTGGGAACTGTATTTTGAATGTCTGCCATCATGCCTCCCGCAGAGCCGCCTCAAGGGAGGCATGCGCCCCCTTGGGGGGCAGCGAACGAATGTGAACTTGGGGGTACATGATTCTGTTTACCTCGTATGGCGAATGCGCGGATTCAACACGCCGTACAACAGATCAACGATCAGATTCACGAAGATCACCAGAGTCGCAATCATCAGGATCCCGCCCTGCACGACCGGATAGTCGCGCCGGCTGATCGCATCGATGAGCCATTTGCCGATGCCGGGCCATGAGAACAGCGTCTCGGTCAGCACCGCGCCTGCGAGCAGCGTCCCGACCTGGAGACCGATCACCGTCACCACGGGAATCAGCGCATTACGCAGCGCATGCACGATGATCACGCGTGCCGGCGCGAGCCCCTTCGCCCGCGCGGTGCGGATGTAGTCTTCGCGCAGCACCTCGAGCATCGACGAACGCGTCATCCGTGCGACGACAGCAAGCGGAATCGTGCCGAGCACGATGGCCGGCAGGATCAGATGGCTCACGGCCGACCTGAACGAGCCTTCGTCGGGAGCAAGCAGCGCGTCCACCAGCATGAAGCCGGTCACGTGCGGAATGTCGTATTCGACCGCGATCCGGCCAGACACCGGCGTCCAGCCGAGGTCGGCGGAAAACACCATGATGAGGATCAGCCCCCACCAGAAGATCGGCATCGAGTAGCCGGTGAGCGCCGTGCCCATCACGCCGTGATCGACCACGGTGCCACGTCTTAACGCAGCAAACACGCCCGCCGGCAGACCGACGATCAACGCGAACATCAATGCGCAGAACGACAGCTCGACAGTGGCGGGAAAGCGGGCAAGGAACTCGCCCATCACGCTCGTGTTGGTGATGATCGACATCCCAAGATTGCCATGCAGGGCGCGGCCGACGTAGTGGATGTACTGCATCGGCAGGGGCTCGTCGAGCCCGAGGCGGTGCAGCGCAGCAGCGTGCATCGCCGGATCGACCCCACGTTCGCCCATCATCACTTCGATGGGGTCGCCGGGGATCAGGTGTATCAGCGCAAACGCCAGAATGGTGATGCCGATGAAAGTCGGTATCACCATTCCGATGCGACGCAAAACGAATCGGAACA
Protein-coding regions in this window:
- a CDS encoding TraB/GumN family protein, with protein sequence MPDALAARRPARRLREGGRCVVCTAAFTVVFAAFLMAFLLAALMVVSWGAGVIASAVVSAVVCVVARSGGLVVVLERRWAASRLACASLVLAPCGVLLPIPVAYAAGASANTPVQAGRPVAGAPAPPAAPPAALPGFNPPAASPGTTAGGPVRRPPARMPFYVATRGTTTIYVLGTLHVGDPSDYPPDQPFRKSILAALAASPILALELSPDDLLVSQDDVSKYGVCTRECLPRLLPDPLWRKLAYRLRDNPAALEEIKKMRPWLASLLVETYVSLSAGLQTEYGTEAQLQNVYLRTRGKIVGLETLSEQMRAFTGLTLAQQREMVAQDLVQTPADNVADVQTLHRLWQVGDADAIAAWETAKSEKLARDHRLSASIDNKIVFERNRRFVSRMIAIAAPNKPIFVAIGALHLGGPKGVLALLRERGFVVEPG
- a CDS encoding peptide ABC transporter ATP-binding protein, giving the protein MNAVPETRRPQSTGDKVLIADQLARYYTVKRGMFGHGTVKALNGVSFSLERGKTLAVVGESGCGKSTLARQLTMIEAPTSGRLLIDGEDVAGADHAKIAALRRRVQMVFQNPFASLNPRKTVEQTLGEPLAINTQASTAERAERIAQMMRTVGLRPEHAKRYPHMFSGGQRQRVAIARAMILDPQIVVADEPVSALDVSIQAQILNLFMDLQDQFKTSYVFISHNLSVVEHVADDVMVMYFGAVVELGDRKTIFGRPRHPYTRALMSATPSIFEADRRIQIKLQGEMPSPLNPPSGCTFHQRCPYAIDRCRSEEPKLREVDGRQVSCHRAEEVGDPDA
- a CDS encoding ABC transporter ATP-binding protein — its product is MSNLLTIRNLSVNFSGLPAVDRINLNVAPGEVVGVVGESGSGKSVTMMALMGLIDAPGKVTADEITFDGKDLLKASASARRRIIGKDIAMVFQDALTSLNPSYTVGYQIKEVLKLHEGLRGDALHRRAVELLDQVGIPDAKNRITSFPHQMSGGMNQRVMIAMAVACNPKLLIADEPTTALDVTIQAQIMELLVRLQKERGMALVLISHDLAVVSEVAQRVAVMYAGEVIETNRVPDIFAAPHHPYTEALLAAIPEHNVGAVRLAALPGMVPGRDDRPRGCLFAPRCKYVVDDCMKARPALGPLPDHGEATQVRCIKPLNLTGDANVHTKTQPQGGAR
- a CDS encoding ABC transporter permease subunit, with translation MADIQNTVPTAVTPPSGRALAAREFWANFSRNRGAVTAGVIVLVLIFVAIFAPLIAPHSPIEQYRDSVKIPPAWLAGGNWKFILGTDEAGRDILSRLMYGARLSFWIGFVSVVLALIPGIVLGLIAAFFQNWADTPIMRIMDVLLALPSLLLAVAVVAIIGPGLTNTMLAIAIVALPGYVRLTRASALGELQKEYVTASRVAGAGTLRLMFSQVLPNCTAPLIVQATLGFSSAILDAAALGFLGLGVQPPSAEWGAMLASARDYIDSAWWIVTMPGLSILISVLSINLLGDGLRDALDPKLKRMA
- a CDS encoding ABC transporter permease subunit, translated to MFRFVLRRIGMVIPTFIGITILAFALIHLIPGDPIEVMMGERGVDPAMHAAALHRLGLDEPLPMQYIHYVGRALHGNLGMSIITNTSVMGEFLARFPATVELSFCALMFALIVGLPAGVFAALRRGTVVDHGVMGTALTGYSMPIFWWGLILIMVFSADLGWTPVSGRIAVEYDIPHVTGFMLVDALLAPDEGSFRSAVSHLILPAIVLGTIPLAVVARMTRSSMLEVLREDYIRTARAKGLAPARVIIVHALRNALIPVVTVIGLQVGTLLAGAVLTETLFSWPGIGKWLIDAISRRDYPVVQGGILMIATLVIFVNLIVDLLYGVLNPRIRHTR